Proteins from a genomic interval of Acanthopagrus latus isolate v.2019 chromosome 7, fAcaLat1.1, whole genome shotgun sequence:
- the mthfr gene encoding methylenetetrahydrofolate reductase isoform X2, with protein MVNQVQRGDGSWQSCKSDSSGASNSGGESSKESSRCSTPVLDTDRTDRLRDKMRRRMESGEHWFSLEFFPPRTASGAVNLISRFDRMGSGGPLFIDITWHPAGDPGSDKETSSMMIASTAVNYCGLESILHLTCCNQTKDKISGYLGKAKHLGLKNIMALRGDPVGADWEEEEGGFNFAIDLVKHIRSEFEDYFDICVAGYPTGHPEADSYEDDLRHLKEKVDAGADFVITQLFFRAETFLKFLDDCRAIGITCPILPGIFPIQGYQSLRQLVKLSKLEVPEEITEVIEPIKDNDAAIRNYGIHQAVEMCRVLMDSGKVPGLHFYTLNREVATMEVLRQLGLWIEDPRRPLPWAVSAHPKRKVEDVRPIFWASRPKSYIYRTQDWDEFPNGRWGNSSSPAFGELNDYYLFYLKSKSSKDALLQMWGQELMNEESVFEVFTCYITGQPNSSGHKVMCLPWNDEPLAPETNLMKEELEKVNRRGVLTINSQPNINGKTSTDPIVGWGPAGGYVFQKVLIVSFDGILSKWAVFVWY; from the exons ATGGTGAACCAGGTCCAGCGAGGGGACGGTAGCTGGCAGTCATGCAAGAGCGACTCCAGCGGGGCCAGCAACAGTGGTGGGGAGAGCTCCAAGGAGAGCTCCCGGTGTTCCACGCCGGTGCTAGATACCGACCGGACCGACAGGCTACGGGACAAGATGCGGAGAAGGATGGAGTCGGGGGAACACTGGTTCTCACTGGAATTCTTTCCTCCCCGCACAGCCAGTGGAGCTGTCAACCTCATCTCCAG ATTTGACCGTATGGGCTCTGGAGGGCCCCTCTTTATTGACATCACCTGGCACCCAGCAGGGGACCCGGGATCAGACAAGGAAACTTCATCCATGATGATTGCCAGCACAGCGGTCAATTACTGTGGCCTGGAGAGCATCCTCCACTTGACTTGCTGCAACCAGACCAAAGACAAGATAAGTGGTTACCTGGGCAAAGCAAAGCACCTTGGCCTCAAGAACATCATGGCACTGAGAGGAG ACCCAGTGGGAGCagactgggaggaggaggagggaggatttAACTTCGCCATCGATCTTGTTAAACATATCCGATCAGAGTTTGAggattattttgacatttgtgttgCCG GATACCCCACAGGCCATCCTGAGGCAGACAGCTATGAGGATGATCTCAGACACCTAAAGGAGAAGGTGGATGCTGGAGCAGACTTTGTAATCACCCAACTGTTCTTCAGAGCAGAAACTTTCCTCAAGTTCCTGGATGACTGCAGGGCGATTGGTATCACATGTCCCATCCTACCTGGAATCTTCCCCATTCAG GGTTACCAATCTCTGCGTCAGCTCGTCAAGCTGTCGAAGCTCGAGGTACCAGAGGAGATCACCGAAGTCATTGAACCCATCAAAGACAATGATGCAGCCATCCGTAACTACGGAATCCATCAGGCAGTAGAGATGTGCCGTGTGCTGATGGACAGTGGCAAGGTACCAGGGCTCCATTTCTACACGCTAAATCGAGAAGTTGCCACCATGGAGGTGCTCCGACAGCTGGGCCTGTGGATAGAAGACCCCAG ACGGCCTCTTCCCTGGGCAGTGAGTGCCCATCCCAAGCGAAAGGTAGAAGATGTTCGACCCATCTTTTGGGCATCCAGGCCCAAGAGCTACATCTACAGAACCCAGGACTGGGATGAGTTTCCTAATGGCAGATG GGGAAACTCCTCGTCTCCAGCTTTTGGTGAATTAAACGACTACTACCTATTCTACCTGAAGAGCAAGTCATCCAAAGATGCACTTCTGCAGATGTGGGGTCAGGAGCTGATGAATGAAGAGAGTGTATTTGAGGTCTTCACGTGCTACATTACAGGTCAACCAAACAGCAGTGGACACAAG GTAATGTGTTTGCCATGGAATGATGAGCCTCTGGCCCCAGAGACCAACCTGATGAAAGAAGAGCTGGAGAAGGTTAACAGACGAGGAGTCCTCACCATCAATTCTCAGCCCAACATCAATGGCAAAACTTCCACAGACCCTATCGTAGGCTGGGGACCTGCAGGAGGCTACGTCTTTCAGAAGGTCTTGATTGTGTCTTTTGATGGAATACTTAGCAAGTGGGCTGTTTTTGTCTG GTACTGA
- the mthfr gene encoding methylenetetrahydrofolate reductase isoform X1: MVNQVQRGDGSWQSCKSDSSGASNSGGESSKESSRCSTPVLDTDRTDRLRDKMRRRMESGEHWFSLEFFPPRTASGAVNLISRFDRMGSGGPLFIDITWHPAGDPGSDKETSSMMIASTAVNYCGLESILHLTCCNQTKDKISGYLGKAKHLGLKNIMALRGDPVGADWEEEEGGFNFAIDLVKHIRSEFEDYFDICVAGYPTGHPEADSYEDDLRHLKEKVDAGADFVITQLFFRAETFLKFLDDCRAIGITCPILPGIFPIQGYQSLRQLVKLSKLEVPEEITEVIEPIKDNDAAIRNYGIHQAVEMCRVLMDSGKVPGLHFYTLNREVATMEVLRQLGLWIEDPRRPLPWAVSAHPKRKVEDVRPIFWASRPKSYIYRTQDWDEFPNGRWGNSSSPAFGELNDYYLFYLKSKSSKDALLQMWGQELMNEESVFEVFTCYITGQPNSSGHKVMCLPWNDEPLAPETNLMKEELEKVNRRGVLTINSQPNINGKTSTDPIVGWGPAGGYVFQKAYLEFFTSSENVTALLKVLKKYEPRVNYHIVNVHGRNLTNAPDMQPNAVTWGIFPGREIVQPTVADPVSFMYWKDEAFALWIEQWAKLYEDESPSRMIINYIHDNYFLVNLVDNDFPLENCLWQVIDDMFELLDAPTEPLYSGAVSE, encoded by the exons ATGGTGAACCAGGTCCAGCGAGGGGACGGTAGCTGGCAGTCATGCAAGAGCGACTCCAGCGGGGCCAGCAACAGTGGTGGGGAGAGCTCCAAGGAGAGCTCCCGGTGTTCCACGCCGGTGCTAGATACCGACCGGACCGACAGGCTACGGGACAAGATGCGGAGAAGGATGGAGTCGGGGGAACACTGGTTCTCACTGGAATTCTTTCCTCCCCGCACAGCCAGTGGAGCTGTCAACCTCATCTCCAG ATTTGACCGTATGGGCTCTGGAGGGCCCCTCTTTATTGACATCACCTGGCACCCAGCAGGGGACCCGGGATCAGACAAGGAAACTTCATCCATGATGATTGCCAGCACAGCGGTCAATTACTGTGGCCTGGAGAGCATCCTCCACTTGACTTGCTGCAACCAGACCAAAGACAAGATAAGTGGTTACCTGGGCAAAGCAAAGCACCTTGGCCTCAAGAACATCATGGCACTGAGAGGAG ACCCAGTGGGAGCagactgggaggaggaggagggaggatttAACTTCGCCATCGATCTTGTTAAACATATCCGATCAGAGTTTGAggattattttgacatttgtgttgCCG GATACCCCACAGGCCATCCTGAGGCAGACAGCTATGAGGATGATCTCAGACACCTAAAGGAGAAGGTGGATGCTGGAGCAGACTTTGTAATCACCCAACTGTTCTTCAGAGCAGAAACTTTCCTCAAGTTCCTGGATGACTGCAGGGCGATTGGTATCACATGTCCCATCCTACCTGGAATCTTCCCCATTCAG GGTTACCAATCTCTGCGTCAGCTCGTCAAGCTGTCGAAGCTCGAGGTACCAGAGGAGATCACCGAAGTCATTGAACCCATCAAAGACAATGATGCAGCCATCCGTAACTACGGAATCCATCAGGCAGTAGAGATGTGCCGTGTGCTGATGGACAGTGGCAAGGTACCAGGGCTCCATTTCTACACGCTAAATCGAGAAGTTGCCACCATGGAGGTGCTCCGACAGCTGGGCCTGTGGATAGAAGACCCCAG ACGGCCTCTTCCCTGGGCAGTGAGTGCCCATCCCAAGCGAAAGGTAGAAGATGTTCGACCCATCTTTTGGGCATCCAGGCCCAAGAGCTACATCTACAGAACCCAGGACTGGGATGAGTTTCCTAATGGCAGATG GGGAAACTCCTCGTCTCCAGCTTTTGGTGAATTAAACGACTACTACCTATTCTACCTGAAGAGCAAGTCATCCAAAGATGCACTTCTGCAGATGTGGGGTCAGGAGCTGATGAATGAAGAGAGTGTATTTGAGGTCTTCACGTGCTACATTACAGGTCAACCAAACAGCAGTGGACACAAG GTAATGTGTTTGCCATGGAATGATGAGCCTCTGGCCCCAGAGACCAACCTGATGAAAGAAGAGCTGGAGAAGGTTAACAGACGAGGAGTCCTCACCATCAATTCTCAGCCCAACATCAATGGCAAAACTTCCACAGACCCTATCGTAGGCTGGGGACCTGCAGGAGGCTACGTCTTTCAGAAG GCCTATCTGGAGTTCTTCACCTCCAGTGAAAATGTGACTGCTCTCCTCAAGGTACTGAAAAAGTATGAGCCCCGTGTCAACTACCACATTGTTAATGTGCAT GGGCGTAACCTGACCAATGCCCCTGACATGCAGCCAAACGCTGTAACTTGGGGGATCTTTCCTGGCAGGGAGATTGTTCAGCCTACTGTAGCAGACCCAGTCAGTTTTATGTATTGGAAG gacGAGGCCTTTGCCTTGTGGATTGAGCAGTGGGCCAAACTCTATGAAGACGAGTCTCCTTCACGGATGATCATCAATTATATCCATGACAACTACTTCCTGGTCAATCTGGTGGACAATGACTTTCCTCTAGAGAATTGTTTGTGGCAGGTCATTGATGATATGTTTGAGCTC